Proteins encoded by one window of Anopheles maculipalpis chromosome 2RL, idAnoMacuDA_375_x, whole genome shotgun sequence:
- the LOC126567749 gene encoding kinase D-interacting substrate of 220 kDa isoform X1, translating into MDGDKSYDHVKALVSSIHGSFTDATLLDRTNNNSPSGLRTTATTPSPSPSPSPDVLRTTTEDDSQSQTATCPADGQERAAADGAAAPAPTAPSETMPALSGNSHSTPTRLLQHRLRIPSLVVTSSLSPYHPSNLLAASADPDHTTPRRFSFAIMRRHSNTALNRCDSMGSLGHRSLLQYLETDDLAGLKSFLGTRHLQADDRDENNTTVLMVASGRGASHFVKELLSRGADVQAQDLDNWTALHFAAKAGHVGIVEILLDNGADLEHRDMGGWTALMWGSYKGHTSVVALLLQRGADVQAHGNYHLNPLLWASGRGHTEIVRLLVNTGGAKVNVGDKYGTTPLVWACRKGSTEIVDVLLKAGANVDTAGMYSWTPLLVAVSGGFQECVSLLLERKPNVNALDKDGMTALSIACREGLTEIASALIAAGAYLNVQDRAGDTPLINAVKGGHRSVVEILMKRHVDVDIQGKDKKTALYTAVEKGHTAIVKLILQSNPDLELSTKDGDTALLRAVRNRNLEIVQMLLERKAKVGATDKRGDTCLHVAMRARSKAIVEALLSNPKYGQLLYRSNKEGETPYAIDATHQKTILGQVFGNRRLNANEDSEGMLGYGLYSSALADVLSEPTLTTPITVGLYAKWGSGKSFLLTELRDEMKNFAHSWSEKPIDASWLFFLISLHLVLVIGTVVGLATWSYVWGIVTGVVLLVLIYFTDHLFKFLDRRYDLEWLYTLNYGLSRKLGRLQLILQVAFCHPPGPQSDQQPMPVRFHFAEASGAAPNGDAAVALMLASLFDAIEAHYGSLATGLYRAFRPKPLKASGGWKWRKMCCMPVVLMFELGTLGILATASLSIVYSEYGVEGREEIAVAIYILLGILLAGAIANLHAWSKLIGALFMSQGKHLKRAFNSNEAAPLTALGAEVSLMTDMVRCLDAFTGQQSRLVGVVDALDSCDTERTLTILNAVQTLLSAPQRPFVLLLAVDPHVIAKAAEANSRRLFTEGGIGGHDFLRNLVHLPVYLQNSGLRKVQRAQNTAMSAYRRAMPDLSRDDDQPHLGHSASARRLSNASEIMSSQEKLRAMPSSSRGGSKKLRVSDSIASSIGSNLHKLGQNPPVDLSKIILTDDYFSDVNPRSMRRLMNVIYITVRLLKAFQIDFSWYRLSSWINLTEQWPLRASMIVLEHDQAGDGFDDSVSLQAVYDKVRPKLTCLREAAALLDLDRDERKLDAFLQLHKSDLLVSDLRIFLPFTINLDPYLRKVLKEDQQALEDEGIIIPMKTVLPPSKPTGFLPHHHRAQGGGVLQPTPQHPNNLTNWPNFYNPQPQAMALMSYYNQNWANFFNSSSNALMGGEPMNKPGSGAVGGGSMITEHDPTHSTMAGAGGTGRSKSTSSNSNNNHKSSNGLPTSPPIDIDLSNVQLSSLTVEQLIDLLGQVNDLKPAMDRTAPILRENAISGRVLMYCNLEELKTVLNLSFGHWEMFKMLVAALRDSSVTQTTGSRKHSKTTSFAKGTNESVELQEPIAQSTPPFGSASSSFQPIRQKSQNLLEKQPAKVHDYEYLQVTLEEQMICGALQTLNEDAFEDVVSSSERPSPTGEMFSQYLAPIRESSEIGSPPRLTYNLTNPNLTDLATSNGTLNGDDSGVQHLGPTPRSGSGRHSRSHSLHDDASLTSIVVIPPFLNTSPSTTGNINDTKL; encoded by the exons GCACTGAATCGGTGCGATTCGATGGGATCGTTGGGCCACCGTTCGCTCCTACAGTACCTGGAAACGGATGATCTAGCTGGACTAAAATCATTCCTCGGCACCCGCCACCTGCAGGCCGACGATCGAGATGAG AACAACACAACAGTGCTGATGGTCGCTAGTGGCCGTGGTGCGTCCCATTTCGTGAAGGAACTGCTGTCCCGGGGAGCCGATGTGCAGGCACAGGATCTAGACAACTGGACGGCGTTACACTTTGCGGCCAAGGCCGGTCACGTCGGAATCGTCGAGATACTGCTAGACAATGGAGCGGATTTGGAGCACCGGGATATGGGCGGATGGACTGCGCTTATGTGGGGCTCGTACAAGGGTCACACCAGTGTGGTGGCGCTACTGTTACAGCGTGGTGCCGACGTGCAGGCACACGGCAACTACCATCTTAATCCGCTGTTATGGGCATCCGGTCGGGGCCATACGGAAATCGTGCGGCTATTGGTTAACACGGGCGGTGCGAAGGTGAATGTAGGTGATAAG TACGGTACTACGCCACTGGTATGGGCCTGCCGAAAGGGAAGCACGGAAATAGTGGACGTTCTGCTGAAAGCGGGCGCCAATGTCGACACGGCGGGCATGTACTCGTGGACACCGCTACTGGTTGCCGTCAGTGGCGGCTTTCAGGAATGCGTTTCCCTGCTGCTCGAACGCAAACCGAACGTAAACGCGCTCGACAAAGACGGCATGACGGCGTTATCGATCGCGTGCCGCGAAGGGCTAACCGAGATAGCGTCCGCACTGATCGCAGCTGGCGCGTACCTCAACGTACAGGATCGTGCCGGTGATACGCCGCTAATCAATGCTGTCAAGGGCGGTCACCGGAGCGTGGTAGAGATTTTGATGAAGCGCCACGTGGACGTGGATATACAGGGAAAGGACAAGAAGACTGCACTGTACACGGCCGTTGAGAAGGGCCACACGGCGATCGTGAAGTTGATACTGCAGTCCAACCCGGACTTGGAGCTATCTACCAAAGACGGTGATACGGCACTGTTACGGGCAGTGCGCAACCGCAACCTGGAGATTGTGCAGATGTTGCTGGAACGTAAGGCCAAGGTGGGCGCTACGGACAAGCGGGGCGACACCTGCCTCCACGTAGCCATGCGAGCACGCTCGAAAGCAATCGTGGAAGCGCTGCTGAGCAATCCGAAGTACGGTCAGCTGCTTTACCGTTCGAACAAGGAAGGTGAAACACCGTACGCCATTGATGCGACTCATCAGAAAACGATCCTTGGCCAGGTGTTCGGCAACCGGAGACTGAACGCAAACGAAGACTCGGAGGGTATGCTAGGGTACGGGCTGTACTCATCCGCGCTAGCTGATGTGCTGAGTGAACCGACCCTTACCACACCAATAACGGTTGGACTGTACGCGAAATGGGGCAGTGGTAAGAGCTTTCTGCTGACAGAGCTGCGCGACGAGATGAAGAACTTTGCCCACTCGTGGTCGGAAAAGCCGATCGACGCGTCGTGGCTGTTCTTTCTCATTAGTCTCCATCTGGTGCTGGTGATCGGTACCGTGGTCGGGCTGGCCACGTGGAGCTATGTGTGGGGCATCGTTACCGGTGTCGTTCTGCTGGTGCTGATCTACTTTACGGACCATCTGTTCAAGTTCCTCGATCGTCGGTACGATCTCGAATGGCTGTACACGCTCAACTATGGACTGTCGCGCAAGCTCGGTCGGCTACAGTTGATACTGCAGGTCGCATTCTGTCATCCACCTGGGCCACAGAGTGATCAGCAACCGATGCCGGTACGGTTTCACTTTGCCGAGGCGAGCGGTGCTGCACCGAACGGCGATGCAGCGGTGGCACTAATGCTGGCTTCGCTGTTTGACGCAATAGAGGCACACTATGGGTCGCTGGCGACCGGGCTTTATCGTGCCTTTCGACCGAAACCTT TAAAAGCTTCCGGTGGATGGAAATGGCGCAAAATGTGCTGCATGCCGGTGGTGCTAATGTTCGAGCTGGGCACGTTGGGCATCCTCGCGACCGCTTCCCTCTCGATCGTGTACTCAGAGTACGGTGTGGAGGGCCGGGAAGAGATAGCGGTTGCCATCTACATCCTGCTCGGCATACTGCTAGCCGGTGCTATCGCTAACCTGCACGCCTGGTCGAAGCTGATTGGTGCCTTGTTTATGTCGCAGGGCAAACACCTTAAGCGTGCCTTCAACAGTAACGAAGCGGCCCCACTAACGGCGCTTGGTGCCGAGGTGAGCCTGATGACGGATATGGTGCGCTGTCTGGATGCGTTTACCGGCCAGCAAAGCCGGCTGGTCGGGGTGGTCGATGCGCTGGATTCTTGTGATACCGAGCGTACCCTTACCATACTGAATGCTGTGCAGACGCTGCTGTCTGCTCCCCAGCGTCCGTTTGTGCTGCTACTAGCGGTTGATCCTCACGTTATTGCTAAAGCGGCCGAAGCAAATAGTAGGCGATTGTTTACGGAGGGTGGTATAGGAGGGCATGACTTTCTGCGCAATCTAGTGCATCTGCCAGTGTATCTACAGAACTCAGGACTGCGAAAGGTGCAGCGGGCACAGAACACGGCAATGTCGGCTTACCGGCGAGCGATGCCCGATCTGAGCCGGGATGATGATCAGCCGCATCTGGGTCACTCGGCATCGGCTAGACGATTATCTAATGCATCGGAAATTATGTCATCGCAGGAGAAGCTACGCGCGATGCCGAGTTCGTCGCGCGGTGGAAGCAAGAAGCTGCGCGTCTCCGATTCGATCGCCAGCTCGATCGGATCCAATCTGCACAAGCTCGGCCAGAATCCGCCGGTCGATCTGTCGAAAATTATTCTCACCGATGACTACTTTAGCGATGTTAACCCGCGAAGCATGAGGAGACTGATGAACGTTATTTATATCACTG ttCGATTGCTGAAGGCGTTTCAGATAGATTTCAGCTGGTATCGGTTAAGTTCGTGGATCAATCTCACAGAACAGTGGCCATTGCGTGCTAGCATGATCGTGCTGGAACACGACCAAGCCGGGGACGGTTTTGATGACTCGGTCTCACTGCAAGCTGTGTACGATAA AGTGCGACCTAAGTTGACGTGCCTACGGGAAGCAGCAGCCCTGCTCGATCTGGATCGTGACGAACGTAAACTGGACGCGTTCCTGCAACTTCATAAGTCCGATCTGCTGGTATCTGATCTGCGCATCTTTCTCCCGTTCACCATCAACCTTGATCCTTACCTCCGGAAAGTACTTAAAGAGGATCAGCAAGCGCTGGAAGACGAAGGAATTATCATCCCCATGAAGACCGTGCTGCCACCGAGCAAACCGACCGGCTTCCtgccccatcatcatcgtgctcAGGGAGGCGGCGTACTGCAACCGACTCCACAACATCCCAACAATCTGACCAACTGGCCAAACTTCTACAACCCGCAACCGCAGGCGATGGCGCTGATGAGTTATTACAATCAAAATTGGGCCAACTTCTTTAACTCCAGCTCGAATGCGCTTATGGGCGGTGAGCCGATGAACAAACCGGGTTCTGGTGCTGTTGGCGGTGGGTCCATGATTACGGAGCACGATCCAACGCATTCCACAATGGCCGGTGCAGGTGGCACAGGTCGAAGTAAGAGtacaagcagcaacagcaacaacaatcacaaATCCTCGAACGGACTGCCGACCTCTCCACCGATCGATATCGATCTGTCGAACGTGCAGCTCTCCAGCCTAACGGTGGAGCAGTTGATCGATCTGCTCGGCCAGGTAAATGATCTGAAACCGGCAATGGACCGTACGGCACCGATTCTACGCGAAAACGCCATTTCCGGCCGAGTGCTGATGTACTGCAACCTGGAGGAATTGAAAACGGTGCTAAACCTTAGCTTTGGCCATTGGGAGATGTTTAAAATGTTGGTCGCGGCTTTGCGGGACTCGAGCGTTACGCAAACAACGGGAAGCAGAAAGCATTCGAAAACTACATCATTCGCGAAGGGTACGAACGAGTCGGTGGAGTTGCAGGAACCGATTGCTCAATCGACACCACCGTTCGGGTCGGCCTCGAGCAGCTTCCAACCGATACGGCAGAAGTCACAGAATCTGCTGGAAAAACAG CCAGCAAAAGTGCATGATTACGAGTATCTGCAG GTAACGCTCGAGGAGCAGATGATCTGTGGCGCACTGCAAACACTGAACGAGGACGCGTTCGAGGATGTGgtcagcagcagcgaacgGCCGAGCCCAACCGGTGAGATGTTTAGCCAGTACCTGGCACCAATAAGGGAAAGCTCGGAAATCGGTTCACCGCCTCGCCTCACTTACAACCTTACTAACCCAAACCTGACCGATCTTGCCACCAGCAACGGTACGCTGAACGGGGACGACAGTGGTGTGCAGCATCTGGGCCCCACGCCACGGTCCGGGTCTGGCCGGCACAGTCGCTCCCACAGCTTGCATGACGATGCATCGCTGACCAGCATTGTGGTCATACCTCCCTTCCTTAACACGTCTCCCAGCACCACCGGCAACATCAACGACACCAAGCTctaa
- the LOC126567749 gene encoding kinase D-interacting substrate of 220 kDa isoform X3: MGSLGHRSLLQYLETDDLAGLKSFLGTRHLQADDRDENNTTVLMVASGRGASHFVKELLSRGADVQAQDLDNWTALHFAAKAGHVGIVEILLDNGADLEHRDMGGWTALMWGSYKGHTSVVALLLQRGADVQAHGNYHLNPLLWASGRGHTEIVRLLVNTGGAKVNVGDKYGTTPLVWACRKGSTEIVDVLLKAGANVDTAGMYSWTPLLVAVSGGFQECVSLLLERKPNVNALDKDGMTALSIACREGLTEIASALIAAGAYLNVQDRAGDTPLINAVKGGHRSVVEILMKRHVDVDIQGKDKKTALYTAVEKGHTAIVKLILQSNPDLELSTKDGDTALLRAVRNRNLEIVQMLLERKAKVGATDKRGDTCLHVAMRARSKAIVEALLSNPKYGQLLYRSNKEGETPYAIDATHQKTILGQVFGNRRLNANEDSEGMLGYGLYSSALADVLSEPTLTTPITVGLYAKWGSGKSFLLTELRDEMKNFAHSWSEKPIDASWLFFLISLHLVLVIGTVVGLATWSYVWGIVTGVVLLVLIYFTDHLFKFLDRRYDLEWLYTLNYGLSRKLGRLQLILQVAFCHPPGPQSDQQPMPVRFHFAEASGAAPNGDAAVALMLASLFDAIEAHYGSLATGLYRAFRPKPLKASGGWKWRKMCCMPVVLMFELGTLGILATASLSIVYSEYGVEGREEIAVAIYILLGILLAGAIANLHAWSKLIGALFMSQGKHLKRAFNSNEAAPLTALGAEVSLMTDMVRCLDAFTGQQSRLVGVVDALDSCDTERTLTILNAVQTLLSAPQRPFVLLLAVDPHVIAKAAEANSRRLFTEGGIGGHDFLRNLVHLPVYLQNSGLRKVQRAQNTAMSAYRRAMPDLSRDDDQPHLGHSASARRLSNASEIMSSQEKLRAMPSSSRGGSKKLRVSDSIASSIGSNLHKLGQNPPVDLSKIILTDDYFSDVNPRSMRRLMNVIYITVRLLKAFQIDFSWYRLSSWINLTEQWPLRASMIVLEHDQAGDGFDDSVSLQAVYDKVRPKLTCLREAAALLDLDRDERKLDAFLQLHKSDLLVSDLRIFLPFTINLDPYLRKVLKEDQQALEDEGIIIPMKTVLPPSKPTGFLPHHHRAQGGGVLQPTPQHPNNLTNWPNFYNPQPQAMALMSYYNQNWANFFNSSSNALMGGEPMNKPGSGAVGGGSMITEHDPTHSTMAGAGGTGRSKSTSSNSNNNHKSSNGLPTSPPIDIDLSNVQLSSLTVEQLIDLLGQVNDLKPAMDRTAPILRENAISGRVLMYCNLEELKTVLNLSFGHWEMFKMLVAALRDSSVTQTTGSRKHSKTTSFAKGTNESVELQEPIAQSTPPFGSASSSFQPIRQKSQNLLEKQPAKVHDYEYLQVTLEEQMICGALQTLNEDAFEDVVSSSERPSPTGEMFSQYLAPIRESSEIGSPPRLTYNLTNPNLTDLATSNGTLNGDDSGVQHLGPTPRSGSGRHSRSHSLHDDASLTSIVVIPPFLNTSPSTTGNINDTKL, from the exons ATGGGATCGTTGGGCCACCGTTCGCTCCTACAGTACCTGGAAACGGATGATCTAGCTGGACTAAAATCATTCCTCGGCACCCGCCACCTGCAGGCCGACGATCGAGATGAG AACAACACAACAGTGCTGATGGTCGCTAGTGGCCGTGGTGCGTCCCATTTCGTGAAGGAACTGCTGTCCCGGGGAGCCGATGTGCAGGCACAGGATCTAGACAACTGGACGGCGTTACACTTTGCGGCCAAGGCCGGTCACGTCGGAATCGTCGAGATACTGCTAGACAATGGAGCGGATTTGGAGCACCGGGATATGGGCGGATGGACTGCGCTTATGTGGGGCTCGTACAAGGGTCACACCAGTGTGGTGGCGCTACTGTTACAGCGTGGTGCCGACGTGCAGGCACACGGCAACTACCATCTTAATCCGCTGTTATGGGCATCCGGTCGGGGCCATACGGAAATCGTGCGGCTATTGGTTAACACGGGCGGTGCGAAGGTGAATGTAGGTGATAAG TACGGTACTACGCCACTGGTATGGGCCTGCCGAAAGGGAAGCACGGAAATAGTGGACGTTCTGCTGAAAGCGGGCGCCAATGTCGACACGGCGGGCATGTACTCGTGGACACCGCTACTGGTTGCCGTCAGTGGCGGCTTTCAGGAATGCGTTTCCCTGCTGCTCGAACGCAAACCGAACGTAAACGCGCTCGACAAAGACGGCATGACGGCGTTATCGATCGCGTGCCGCGAAGGGCTAACCGAGATAGCGTCCGCACTGATCGCAGCTGGCGCGTACCTCAACGTACAGGATCGTGCCGGTGATACGCCGCTAATCAATGCTGTCAAGGGCGGTCACCGGAGCGTGGTAGAGATTTTGATGAAGCGCCACGTGGACGTGGATATACAGGGAAAGGACAAGAAGACTGCACTGTACACGGCCGTTGAGAAGGGCCACACGGCGATCGTGAAGTTGATACTGCAGTCCAACCCGGACTTGGAGCTATCTACCAAAGACGGTGATACGGCACTGTTACGGGCAGTGCGCAACCGCAACCTGGAGATTGTGCAGATGTTGCTGGAACGTAAGGCCAAGGTGGGCGCTACGGACAAGCGGGGCGACACCTGCCTCCACGTAGCCATGCGAGCACGCTCGAAAGCAATCGTGGAAGCGCTGCTGAGCAATCCGAAGTACGGTCAGCTGCTTTACCGTTCGAACAAGGAAGGTGAAACACCGTACGCCATTGATGCGACTCATCAGAAAACGATCCTTGGCCAGGTGTTCGGCAACCGGAGACTGAACGCAAACGAAGACTCGGAGGGTATGCTAGGGTACGGGCTGTACTCATCCGCGCTAGCTGATGTGCTGAGTGAACCGACCCTTACCACACCAATAACGGTTGGACTGTACGCGAAATGGGGCAGTGGTAAGAGCTTTCTGCTGACAGAGCTGCGCGACGAGATGAAGAACTTTGCCCACTCGTGGTCGGAAAAGCCGATCGACGCGTCGTGGCTGTTCTTTCTCATTAGTCTCCATCTGGTGCTGGTGATCGGTACCGTGGTCGGGCTGGCCACGTGGAGCTATGTGTGGGGCATCGTTACCGGTGTCGTTCTGCTGGTGCTGATCTACTTTACGGACCATCTGTTCAAGTTCCTCGATCGTCGGTACGATCTCGAATGGCTGTACACGCTCAACTATGGACTGTCGCGCAAGCTCGGTCGGCTACAGTTGATACTGCAGGTCGCATTCTGTCATCCACCTGGGCCACAGAGTGATCAGCAACCGATGCCGGTACGGTTTCACTTTGCCGAGGCGAGCGGTGCTGCACCGAACGGCGATGCAGCGGTGGCACTAATGCTGGCTTCGCTGTTTGACGCAATAGAGGCACACTATGGGTCGCTGGCGACCGGGCTTTATCGTGCCTTTCGACCGAAACCTT TAAAAGCTTCCGGTGGATGGAAATGGCGCAAAATGTGCTGCATGCCGGTGGTGCTAATGTTCGAGCTGGGCACGTTGGGCATCCTCGCGACCGCTTCCCTCTCGATCGTGTACTCAGAGTACGGTGTGGAGGGCCGGGAAGAGATAGCGGTTGCCATCTACATCCTGCTCGGCATACTGCTAGCCGGTGCTATCGCTAACCTGCACGCCTGGTCGAAGCTGATTGGTGCCTTGTTTATGTCGCAGGGCAAACACCTTAAGCGTGCCTTCAACAGTAACGAAGCGGCCCCACTAACGGCGCTTGGTGCCGAGGTGAGCCTGATGACGGATATGGTGCGCTGTCTGGATGCGTTTACCGGCCAGCAAAGCCGGCTGGTCGGGGTGGTCGATGCGCTGGATTCTTGTGATACCGAGCGTACCCTTACCATACTGAATGCTGTGCAGACGCTGCTGTCTGCTCCCCAGCGTCCGTTTGTGCTGCTACTAGCGGTTGATCCTCACGTTATTGCTAAAGCGGCCGAAGCAAATAGTAGGCGATTGTTTACGGAGGGTGGTATAGGAGGGCATGACTTTCTGCGCAATCTAGTGCATCTGCCAGTGTATCTACAGAACTCAGGACTGCGAAAGGTGCAGCGGGCACAGAACACGGCAATGTCGGCTTACCGGCGAGCGATGCCCGATCTGAGCCGGGATGATGATCAGCCGCATCTGGGTCACTCGGCATCGGCTAGACGATTATCTAATGCATCGGAAATTATGTCATCGCAGGAGAAGCTACGCGCGATGCCGAGTTCGTCGCGCGGTGGAAGCAAGAAGCTGCGCGTCTCCGATTCGATCGCCAGCTCGATCGGATCCAATCTGCACAAGCTCGGCCAGAATCCGCCGGTCGATCTGTCGAAAATTATTCTCACCGATGACTACTTTAGCGATGTTAACCCGCGAAGCATGAGGAGACTGATGAACGTTATTTATATCACTG ttCGATTGCTGAAGGCGTTTCAGATAGATTTCAGCTGGTATCGGTTAAGTTCGTGGATCAATCTCACAGAACAGTGGCCATTGCGTGCTAGCATGATCGTGCTGGAACACGACCAAGCCGGGGACGGTTTTGATGACTCGGTCTCACTGCAAGCTGTGTACGATAA AGTGCGACCTAAGTTGACGTGCCTACGGGAAGCAGCAGCCCTGCTCGATCTGGATCGTGACGAACGTAAACTGGACGCGTTCCTGCAACTTCATAAGTCCGATCTGCTGGTATCTGATCTGCGCATCTTTCTCCCGTTCACCATCAACCTTGATCCTTACCTCCGGAAAGTACTTAAAGAGGATCAGCAAGCGCTGGAAGACGAAGGAATTATCATCCCCATGAAGACCGTGCTGCCACCGAGCAAACCGACCGGCTTCCtgccccatcatcatcgtgctcAGGGAGGCGGCGTACTGCAACCGACTCCACAACATCCCAACAATCTGACCAACTGGCCAAACTTCTACAACCCGCAACCGCAGGCGATGGCGCTGATGAGTTATTACAATCAAAATTGGGCCAACTTCTTTAACTCCAGCTCGAATGCGCTTATGGGCGGTGAGCCGATGAACAAACCGGGTTCTGGTGCTGTTGGCGGTGGGTCCATGATTACGGAGCACGATCCAACGCATTCCACAATGGCCGGTGCAGGTGGCACAGGTCGAAGTAAGAGtacaagcagcaacagcaacaacaatcacaaATCCTCGAACGGACTGCCGACCTCTCCACCGATCGATATCGATCTGTCGAACGTGCAGCTCTCCAGCCTAACGGTGGAGCAGTTGATCGATCTGCTCGGCCAGGTAAATGATCTGAAACCGGCAATGGACCGTACGGCACCGATTCTACGCGAAAACGCCATTTCCGGCCGAGTGCTGATGTACTGCAACCTGGAGGAATTGAAAACGGTGCTAAACCTTAGCTTTGGCCATTGGGAGATGTTTAAAATGTTGGTCGCGGCTTTGCGGGACTCGAGCGTTACGCAAACAACGGGAAGCAGAAAGCATTCGAAAACTACATCATTCGCGAAGGGTACGAACGAGTCGGTGGAGTTGCAGGAACCGATTGCTCAATCGACACCACCGTTCGGGTCGGCCTCGAGCAGCTTCCAACCGATACGGCAGAAGTCACAGAATCTGCTGGAAAAACAG CCAGCAAAAGTGCATGATTACGAGTATCTGCAG GTAACGCTCGAGGAGCAGATGATCTGTGGCGCACTGCAAACACTGAACGAGGACGCGTTCGAGGATGTGgtcagcagcagcgaacgGCCGAGCCCAACCGGTGAGATGTTTAGCCAGTACCTGGCACCAATAAGGGAAAGCTCGGAAATCGGTTCACCGCCTCGCCTCACTTACAACCTTACTAACCCAAACCTGACCGATCTTGCCACCAGCAACGGTACGCTGAACGGGGACGACAGTGGTGTGCAGCATCTGGGCCCCACGCCACGGTCCGGGTCTGGCCGGCACAGTCGCTCCCACAGCTTGCATGACGATGCATCGCTGACCAGCATTGTGGTCATACCTCCCTTCCTTAACACGTCTCCCAGCACCACCGGCAACATCAACGACACCAAGCTctaa